The proteins below come from a single Afipia felis ATCC 53690 genomic window:
- the rplA gene encoding 50S ribosomal protein L1, protein MAIGKKLVKAREGIDREKLYPIADAIKMVKERAHAKFDETIEIAINLGVDPRHADQMVRGVVTLPNGTGRTLRVGVFARGAKADEAKAAGADVVGAEDLVEIVQGGKIEFDRCIATPDMMPLVGRLGKVLGPRGMMPNPKIGTVTMDVASAVKGAKGGSVEFRVEKAGIVQAGVGKASFSEDKLVENIKALADAVAKAKPAGAKGTYIQRVAVSSTMGPGVKVEPGSLNS, encoded by the coding sequence ATGGCTATTGGAAAGAAGCTCGTGAAGGCCCGTGAGGGCATCGACCGCGAAAAGCTCTACCCGATCGCGGACGCCATCAAGATGGTCAAGGAACGCGCTCACGCGAAGTTCGACGAGACCATCGAGATCGCGATCAATCTCGGCGTCGATCCGCGTCATGCGGACCAGATGGTGCGTGGCGTCGTCACGCTGCCGAACGGCACCGGCCGCACGCTGCGCGTCGGCGTGTTTGCTCGCGGCGCCAAGGCTGATGAAGCCAAGGCCGCTGGCGCTGACGTTGTCGGCGCGGAAGATCTGGTGGAGATCGTGCAGGGCGGCAAGATCGAGTTCGATCGCTGCATCGCGACCCCGGACATGATGCCGCTGGTCGGTCGTCTCGGTAAGGTGCTCGGCCCGCGCGGCATGATGCCGAACCCGAAGATTGGCACCGTGACCATGGACGTCGCGTCGGCCGTGAAGGGCGCCAAGGGCGGCTCGGTTGAGTTCCGCGTCGAGAAGGCGGGTATCGTTCAGGCCGGCGTCGGCAAGGCGTCGTTCTCGGAAGACAAGCTCGTCGAGAACATCAAGGCGCTCGCCGATGCGGTCGCCAAGGCGAAGCCGGCAGGTGCCAAGGGCACCTACATCCAGCGCGTTGCGGTGTCCTCGACCATGGGCCCGGGCGTGAAGGTCGAGCCGGGCAGCCTGAACTCCTGA
- the secE gene encoding preprotein translocase subunit SecE produces MAFSPFKFLQEVRSETSKVVWPTRRETMITTIMVFVLVAVASIFFFVTDQVIRLLITFILGIR; encoded by the coding sequence ATGGCTTTCAGCCCGTTCAAATTTCTGCAGGAGGTCCGCTCCGAGACGTCCAAGGTGGTGTGGCCGACCCGCCGCGAGACCATGATCACGACCATCATGGTGTTCGTGCTGGTGGCTGTTGCGTCGATCTTCTTTTTCGTCACGGATCAGGTGATCCGGTTGTTGATTACATTCATCCTCGGCATTCGCTAG
- a CDS encoding sensor histidine kinase, which translates to MRRMSLVYRLLSLVLVACLPGLAALIYSSLDLRDNRYRDANAEATRNAHFAVSELEQIFEGIKGVLYTASQSSEIRGGDFAACQQYLARVRAKLPLLTSIVIVEPSGEPRCFSEGRVPAVNLSDRYYFREALATRQFAVGDYTMSRLSDRRIVPVALPAVTGDHIDFIVGAGVNLEWLGRQLRERGLAPGSAITVADRNGIIVAREPEPEKFIGTSFSTRYMYLLSALPGTADVRSRDGIDRIIGYVPAPYTSFGLYVSSGIARSEALGPIDRALRSSILLFVLGSTAAFVLAWLVGDSIIRKPLMQMVATAESWRRGQDGVRNRLDGRSDEIGVLGQTFDSLMDENARREDEREQSEARREILVHELAHRVKNTLATVQSIAAMSFRNNQGPEALRGFQERLQALVRSHDLLTRHNWQHADLREVAEAALAPAREDLAHRFTLSGPPVELRSASVVPTAMIFHELCTNSLKYGALSNDTGHVEVRWTKQPDERGNLISLTWSEHGGPPVKPPEQEGFGTRLITSLTRQLGGGYDVSYAASGIVCDIRLVTRPDDVMPEEDA; encoded by the coding sequence ATGCGCCGCATGTCGCTGGTTTATCGTCTCCTGTCGCTGGTGCTGGTGGCATGCCTGCCGGGGCTCGCCGCTTTGATCTATTCCTCCCTCGATCTGCGCGACAATCGCTACCGGGACGCCAATGCGGAGGCGACGCGCAACGCGCATTTCGCCGTCTCCGAACTCGAACAGATCTTCGAAGGCATCAAGGGCGTCCTGTATACGGCGAGCCAGTCCTCGGAAATCCGCGGCGGCGACTTCGCCGCCTGTCAGCAATATCTAGCGCGCGTGCGGGCGAAACTGCCGCTGCTGACATCCATCGTCATCGTCGAACCGAGTGGCGAACCGCGCTGCTTCAGCGAAGGCCGCGTGCCCGCCGTCAATCTCAGCGATCGCTATTATTTCCGCGAGGCTCTCGCCACGCGCCAGTTTGCCGTCGGCGACTACACCATGAGCCGACTGTCCGACCGCCGCATTGTCCCGGTCGCGCTGCCTGCCGTGACGGGAGACCATATCGATTTCATCGTCGGCGCCGGGGTCAATCTCGAATGGCTCGGCCGGCAACTGCGCGAACGCGGACTTGCACCCGGCAGCGCAATCACCGTGGCAGACCGCAACGGCATCATCGTCGCGCGCGAACCCGAGCCGGAAAAATTCATCGGGACGAGTTTTTCCACGCGATACATGTATCTGCTCTCGGCGCTGCCCGGCACGGCGGATGTCCGCAGCCGCGACGGCATCGACCGCATTATCGGCTATGTACCCGCTCCCTACACATCGTTCGGCCTCTATGTGTCGAGCGGCATCGCACGCTCGGAAGCGTTGGGACCGATCGACCGCGCGCTTCGCAGCAGCATCCTGCTGTTCGTGCTCGGCAGCACGGCCGCCTTCGTGCTGGCGTGGCTCGTCGGCGACAGCATCATCCGCAAGCCCCTGATGCAGATGGTCGCCACGGCAGAGAGCTGGCGGCGCGGACAGGACGGCGTCCGCAACCGGCTGGACGGCCGCAGCGACGAGATCGGCGTGCTCGGCCAGACCTTCGATAGCCTGATGGACGAAAACGCGCGGCGCGAGGACGAGCGCGAGCAGTCGGAGGCGCGACGCGAGATTCTTGTCCACGAACTCGCCCACCGTGTGAAGAACACGCTCGCCACGGTGCAATCCATCGCCGCCATGAGCTTTCGCAATAATCAGGGACCGGAGGCGCTGCGCGGCTTTCAGGAACGGCTGCAGGCGCTGGTGCGCAGTCACGATCTCCTGACACGTCACAACTGGCAGCACGCCGATCTGCGGGAAGTCGCCGAAGCAGCCCTCGCACCGGCGCGCGAGGATCTCGCTCACCGCTTCACACTCTCGGGACCGCCGGTGGAACTGCGCTCGGCGAGCGTGGTGCCGACGGCCATGATCTTTCATGAGCTTTGCACCAACTCGCTGAAATACGGCGCGCTCAGCAACGACACCGGTCATGTCGAGGTGCGCTGGACCAAGCAGCCGGACGAGCGCGGCAACCTGATCTCTCTGACCTGGAGCGAACATGGCGGCCCGCCGGTGAAACCACCGGAACAGGAAGGCTTCGGCACACGCCTCATCACCAGCCTGACGCGGCAGTTGGGCGGCGGATATGACGTGAGCTATGCCGCATCCGGCATCGTCTGCGACATTCGCCTCGTGACGCGCCCGGACGATGTCATGCCGGAGGAAGACGCCTGA
- a CDS encoding metallophosphoesterase family protein, which produces MTVSAQPIPSGFRAPDGMRIYAIGDIHGRVDLLRDKLAAIDADLAARPGVNPLRIFIGDYIDRGPDSRGVIDTLVELGRRESCVFLRGNHEAILLDFPHNPKLMSAWRSVGGIETLASYGIASSPDPDPTEALQLANTFERTLPESHRDFYRKLVISHAAGDLYFVHAGVRPGVPLEAQSVADRIWIRHEFLNHEGLFEKLVIHGHTPAPEPEIRPNRINIDTRAFSSGRLTCIWLEGGHFGFI; this is translated from the coding sequence ATGACGGTTTCAGCACAGCCCATTCCTTCCGGATTTCGCGCGCCCGACGGCATGCGCATCTATGCGATCGGCGACATCCACGGCCGTGTTGACCTGTTGCGGGACAAGCTCGCCGCGATCGATGCCGATCTGGCCGCACGGCCGGGCGTCAACCCGCTGCGAATCTTCATCGGCGATTACATTGACCGCGGCCCGGATTCGCGCGGCGTGATCGATACGCTGGTTGAACTGGGCCGCAGGGAGAGCTGTGTCTTTCTGCGCGGCAATCACGAGGCGATTCTCCTGGATTTTCCGCATAACCCGAAGCTCATGTCGGCCTGGCGGTCGGTTGGCGGCATCGAGACGCTGGCGTCCTACGGCATTGCGTCGTCGCCGGACCCGGACCCTACGGAGGCGTTGCAACTCGCCAACACGTTCGAGCGCACGCTGCCGGAGAGCCATCGCGACTTCTATCGCAAACTCGTCATTTCCCATGCGGCGGGCGATTTGTATTTCGTCCATGCGGGGGTGAGGCCGGGCGTCCCGCTGGAGGCGCAGTCGGTGGCGGACCGGATCTGGATCCGGCACGAATTCCTCAATCATGAGGGGCTGTTCGAGAAGCTTGTCATCCACGGCCATACGCCTGCGCCGGAACCGGAAATCAGGCCCAACCGCATCAATATCGATACGCGGGCCTTTTCCTCGGGCCGCCTGACCTGCATCTGGCTGGAGGGCGGGCATTTCGGCTTTATCTGA
- the nusG gene encoding transcription termination/antitermination protein NusG, translated as MSMRWYIVHAYSNFEKKVSESIREQAKQRGLEELFEQVLVPTEKVTEVRRGRKVDTERKFFPGYVLVKMNLTDEAFHLIKNTPKVTGFLGAENKPMPISEAEAMRILHQVQEGVERPKTSVSFEVGENVRVADGPFASFSGVVEEVDDARSRVKVAVSIFGRATPVELEFGQVEKV; from the coding sequence ATGAGCATGCGCTGGTACATCGTTCACGCCTATTCGAACTTCGAGAAGAAAGTCTCCGAATCCATTCGCGAGCAGGCCAAGCAACGCGGCCTCGAGGAATTGTTCGAGCAGGTGCTGGTTCCGACCGAGAAGGTCACGGAAGTACGCCGCGGCCGCAAGGTCGATACCGAGCGCAAGTTCTTCCCCGGCTATGTGCTGGTGAAAATGAACCTGACCGACGAGGCGTTCCATCTCATCAAGAACACTCCGAAGGTGACAGGCTTCCTCGGCGCCGAAAACAAGCCGATGCCGATCTCGGAGGCCGAGGCGATGCGTATCCTGCATCAGGTGCAGGAAGGCGTGGAGCGGCCCAAGACCTCGGTGTCGTTCGAGGTCGGCGAGAACGTCCGCGTGGCGGATGGTCCGTTCGCTTCGTTCTCCGGCGTGGTAGAGGAAGTGGACGATGCGCGTTCGCGTGTGAAGGTCGCGGTGTCGATCTTCGGTCGTGCGACGCCGGTCGAACTGGAATTCGGTCAGGTCGAAAAGGTCTGA
- the rplK gene encoding 50S ribosomal protein L11, protein MAKKVTGYLKLQVPAGAANPSPPIGPALGQRGLNIMEFCKAFNAQTQKIEKNTPIPVVITIYADRSFTFEMKTPPMSFFLKQAAKVQSGSKAPGRDVAGKVTKAQVREIAEKKMKDLNCDSIESAMKMVEGSARSMGLEVAG, encoded by the coding sequence ATGGCAAAGAAAGTGACCGGATACCTGAAGTTGCAGGTGCCGGCCGGTGCGGCGAACCCGTCGCCACCGATCGGTCCCGCGCTTGGTCAGCGCGGCCTCAACATCATGGAGTTCTGCAAGGCGTTCAACGCGCAGACCCAGAAGATCGAAAAGAACACCCCGATTCCGGTGGTTATCACCATTTATGCGGACCGTTCCTTCACCTTCGAGATGAAGACGCCGCCGATGTCCTTCTTCCTCAAGCAGGCGGCAAAGGTCCAGTCCGGCTCCAAGGCGCCGGGCCGCGATGTCGCGGGCAAGGTGACGAAGGCGCAGGTGCGGGAAATCGCCGAGAAGAAGATGAAGGATCTCAACTGCGACTCCATTGAATCGGCCATGAAGATGGTCGAGGGCTCTGCCCGTTCAATGGGTCTGGAAGTGGCGGGGTAA
- a CDS encoding GlxA family transcriptional regulator — MHEVALAIFPGFQAMGFAVVSAFEVANMTLGKPAYRLTLLSESGGPVRSSAGFCIETEAFGDETFDTVVIGAGAQIEPVTPAMAEFVRRSMGTARRVAAPCIGAFVLAEAGVLDGRRATTHWAFAQELRQRYPAITVEEDRIYIVDGPVWTSAGMTAGIDLALAMIEKDHGAEVARSVARKLVVYHRRAGGQSQFSTLLELAPKSDRIQSALDYAKSHLRNVLSVEELAQAAHLSPRQFSRAFRSETGQSPAKAVEHLRVEAARLMMEEGRHSMDVIANETGFADRERMRRAFLRVLGQPPQSIRRHARAAAA; from the coding sequence ATGCATGAGGTTGCGCTGGCGATATTCCCCGGTTTTCAGGCGATGGGGTTTGCTGTGGTGTCTGCGTTTGAAGTGGCCAACATGACGTTGGGCAAACCAGCCTATCGGCTGACGTTGCTGTCGGAGAGCGGCGGGCCCGTGCGCTCTTCAGCCGGCTTCTGCATCGAGACCGAAGCGTTCGGCGACGAGACGTTCGACACCGTCGTGATCGGCGCGGGCGCGCAAATCGAACCTGTCACGCCGGCCATGGCGGAATTCGTGCGGCGCTCGATGGGGACGGCGCGCAGAGTGGCCGCGCCCTGCATTGGTGCATTTGTCCTGGCAGAGGCTGGAGTACTCGATGGTCGCCGCGCCACCACGCACTGGGCTTTCGCGCAAGAACTGCGACAGCGATATCCCGCGATCACGGTCGAGGAAGATCGCATCTACATCGTGGACGGGCCGGTGTGGACCTCGGCGGGGATGACGGCCGGCATCGACCTCGCGCTCGCCATGATCGAGAAGGATCACGGCGCTGAGGTAGCGCGGTCAGTGGCGCGCAAGCTGGTCGTCTATCATCGCCGCGCGGGAGGTCAGTCGCAGTTTTCGACGTTGCTTGAACTCGCGCCGAAATCGGACCGTATCCAGAGCGCGCTCGACTACGCCAAGAGCCATCTTCGGAATGTATTGTCGGTCGAGGAACTCGCGCAGGCTGCGCATCTCAGTCCCCGGCAATTCAGCCGCGCGTTTCGTTCCGAAACCGGACAGTCTCCGGCCAAGGCCGTCGAGCATCTGCGCGTCGAGGCTGCGCGTCTGATGATGGAGGAGGGCCGTCATTCGATGGATGTGATTGCAAACGAGACGGGCTTTGCCGATCGTGAACGGATGCGCCGGGCTTTCCTGCGTGTGCTCGGACAGCCGCCGCAATCGATCCGCCGTCACGCGCGCGCCGCCGCGGCGTGA
- a CDS encoding ArnT family glycosyltransferase → MLFLRLGDSSIPAWVWIVGLWFLMVFPAIWLRGAHFEEGTVVALARSALEDGHWLEPHRYGIRFVERPVLLSWMIAAAGTVTGNASLMLARGIQVLFLLAGGGLVFRLVQPQAGKAAALFGVLCWFATPMVALKLITAEPDVTVSVLLFAAFTAWWEGENQARVSPARWLVVALALTAASLTKGPQPLGYFVLGVSAYIMLKRRWSQVPGFIAAVLIALSITAAWYLAVDKTGDASGWLRHSRIGGLEFSQWVYVHIKFVIILFFQWLPGSLLLIPAFRILAERHPRQDSDLLLATVLYATLCSVALLFWPGGVSSRYAMPSSAALAVMCGLLFAAWQVTWPKLIATCAAIVIAMSAYLIVLGWIAMPFLPSAFRQSKIAAQIIQSVRPQNMPLYVTAHAFDHDVLVYLKSPIRELPIEDLKHQTTPFMAALSPEDVAQLMQEAPQFIVTPRAVLPRNSMSQIVAVTLR, encoded by the coding sequence ATGCTGTTTTTGCGGCTTGGCGACAGCTCTATACCGGCATGGGTATGGATCGTCGGCCTGTGGTTCCTGATGGTTTTTCCAGCCATCTGGCTACGCGGCGCGCATTTCGAAGAAGGAACGGTAGTTGCTCTCGCGCGAAGCGCCTTAGAAGATGGCCATTGGCTGGAGCCTCACCGATACGGCATTCGCTTCGTCGAACGTCCGGTTCTTTTATCCTGGATGATTGCAGCCGCCGGCACGGTCACTGGTAATGCGAGTTTAATGCTCGCACGCGGAATCCAGGTGCTGTTCCTGCTGGCCGGCGGTGGCTTGGTGTTTCGACTGGTTCAGCCACAGGCGGGAAAAGCTGCGGCGCTGTTTGGCGTGTTGTGCTGGTTTGCCACGCCAATGGTGGCGCTGAAATTGATTACGGCGGAACCGGACGTGACCGTCTCGGTGCTTCTGTTCGCGGCTTTTACAGCGTGGTGGGAGGGAGAAAATCAGGCACGGGTATCCCCCGCGCGATGGCTGGTCGTTGCACTTGCCCTGACAGCGGCCTCTCTCACTAAAGGGCCGCAACCACTAGGCTACTTCGTTTTAGGCGTCAGCGCCTACATCATGCTCAAGCGGCGATGGAGCCAGGTACCCGGCTTCATTGCCGCCGTTCTGATCGCCCTTTCGATAACTGCTGCATGGTACCTAGCCGTCGATAAAACTGGTGACGCTAGCGGGTGGCTCCGCCATTCTCGGATCGGGGGATTGGAGTTTAGCCAGTGGGTTTACGTCCACATCAAATTCGTCATCATCCTGTTTTTCCAATGGCTGCCGGGATCATTGTTGTTGATTCCTGCTTTCAGAATTCTGGCTGAACGACATCCCCGCCAAGACAGCGATCTCCTGCTCGCAACGGTTTTATACGCAACCCTTTGCTCCGTGGCCTTGCTGTTCTGGCCGGGTGGGGTTTCAAGCCGGTATGCGATGCCGTCGAGTGCGGCGCTTGCCGTGATGTGCGGATTGCTGTTCGCCGCATGGCAAGTTACCTGGCCAAAGTTAATCGCGACGTGCGCCGCGATCGTCATCGCAATGTCGGCTTATCTGATCGTGCTCGGCTGGATCGCAATGCCCTTCCTGCCGAGCGCCTTTCGCCAATCAAAAATCGCCGCACAAATCATCCAGTCCGTCAGGCCGCAGAACATGCCGCTTTACGTCACCGCTCATGCATTCGATCATGACGTTCTAGTCTATCTGAAAAGCCCGATCCGCGAACTACCGATCGAGGATTTGAAACATCAAACCACGCCATTCATGGCGGCGCTATCGCCCGAGGATGTGGCCCAGCTCATGCAGGAAGCGCCGCAGTTCATTGTGACTCCGCGCGCAGTGCTTCCTCGCAATTCGATGTCCCAGATCGTCGCGGTGACGTTGCGTTAG